A part of Carettochelys insculpta isolate YL-2023 chromosome 1, ASM3395843v1, whole genome shotgun sequence genomic DNA contains:
- the LOC142003343 gene encoding olfactory receptor 51G2-like produces MLAVNDTLFSSEKFLLTGLSGHEGIHLGIGILFCITYAVSLVGNSVILFIIKTDSSLHEPMYIFLSMLAITDLGLLIATMPTILGIFLFNSREISLNECFSQMFFVHSLSKIESSVLLLMAFDRFIAICNPLKYTSILTLPRIAKMGLASALRGVAVILPLPILLKRYRYCQSIVLSHSYCLHYDIMKIACSDITVNSVYGLCVKVFTVGLDSFLIFLSYVMILKTVLRIASRTESLKALNTCVSHLCAVIPFYISDVGLALIHRFGNSSSHLLQIILGYIYLLFPPLINPIVYSVKSKHLRARIIRAFSK; encoded by the coding sequence ATGTTGGCTGTCAATGACACACTATTCAGTTCAGAGAAGTTCCTTCTCACTGGGTTATCTGGACATGAAGGCATCCACCTCGGGATCGGTATCCTCTTCTGCATCACATATGCTGTTTCACTAGTAGGAAATTCAGTCATTCTCTTCATTATAAAAACAGATTCAAGCCTCCATGAGccaatgtacattttcctttccatgttggccATCACAGACCTTGGTCTACTGATAGCCACTATGCCGACCATACTGGGCATATTCCTGTTTAACTCTAGGGAGATCAGCCTCAACGAGTGTTTCTCCCAGATGTTCTTCGTCCACTCGCTTTCAAAAATAGAATCCTCCGTGCTGCTACTGATGGCTTTTGACCGCTTCATTGCGATCTGCAACCCACTGAAATATACTTCCATCTTGACTCTGCCAAGAATAGCTAAGATGGGGCTGGCTTCTGCGCTACGAGGGGTGGCTGTCATATTACCACTCCCTATTCTTCTGAAACGGTACCGATACTGTCAGTCCATtgtcctctcccattcctactgcCTCCACTATGACATCATGAAGATCGCTTGCTCAGACATCACAGTCAACAGCGTCTATGGCTTGTGTGTGAAAGTATTTACAGTAGGGTTGGACTCATTCCTCATCTTTCTTTCATATGTGATGATCCTCAAAACAGTGCTGAGGATTGCATCCCGTACAGAGAGCCTCAAGGCTCTGAACACCTGTGTGTCCCATCTCTGCGCTGTCATACCCTTCTACATATCAGATGTTGGTCTGGCTTTGATACATAGATTTGGGAACAGCTCTTCTCACTTGCTTCAGATtatcctgggctacatctacctgCTGTTTCCCCCCTTGATAAATCCAattgtgtacagtgtgaaaagcaagCATCTGCGTGCAAGGATAATCAGGGCCTTCAGCAAGTGA
- the LOC142003334 gene encoding olfactory receptor 51G2-like, which yields MSAVNDTQFSSTVFLLTGIPGMEDVNFWISVPFCIMYIISLVGNSVILFIIKTDPSLHDPMYIFLFLLAVTDLGLSISTTPTVLGIYLFNFRVISFDACFTQLFFIHSFQSIESAVLLLMAFDRVIAIRDPLRYASILTLPKIAKMGLVCVLRGMTVMLPLTILLRRYQYCRDNVLSHSYCLHQDVMKMACSDISFNLIYGLFTKLLTMGLDLLLIFFSYVIILKTVVNIASQTECLRALNTCVSHFCAVLLFYTPGISLSVIYRFGKGSSPLLHILLSYLSLLVPPLMNPIVYSVKCKHLRVRLIRLLFK from the coding sequence ATGTCAGCCGTCAATGACACGCAATTCAGCTCAACAGTGTTCCTTCTCACCGGGATACCTGGCATGGAAGATGTCAATTTCTGGATCTCTGTGCCCTTCTGTATCATGTATATTATTTCGCTAGTAGGAAATTCAGTCATTCTCTTCATTATAAAAAcagatccaagcctccatgaccccatgtacattttccttttcttgttggcCGTCACAGACCTTGGCTTATCAATATCCACCACACCAACAGTACTGGGAATATACTTGTTTAACTTCAGGGTGATCAGCTTTGATGCCTGTTTTACCCAGCTGTTTTTCATCCACTCATTTCAAAGCATTGAATCTGCTGTGCTCTTGTTGATGGCCTTTGACCGCGTCATTGCAATCCGTGACCCGCTGAGATATGCGTCCATCTTAACTCTGCCGAAAATAGCCAAgatggggctggtgtgtgtgctGAGAGGGATGACTGTAATGCTTCCGCTCACCATTCTCCTGAGACGGTACCAATACTGTCGAGACAatgtcctctcccattcctactgcCTCCACCAGGATGTCATGAAGATGGCTTGTTCGGATATCAGTTTCAACCTCATCTATGGCTTGTTTACTAAGCTCTTAACCATGGGCTTGGACTTACTCCTCATCTTCTTTTCTTATGTAATTATCCTCAAAACTGTGGTGAACATCGCATCTCAAACTGAGTGCCTCAGGGCCCTGAACACCTGCGTGTCCCACTTCTGTGCTGTCCTGCTCTTCTACACACCTGGCATCAGCTTGAGTGTGATATACAGATTTGGGAAGGGCTCTTCTCCATTGCTTCACATTCTCctgagctatctctccctgcTTGTCCCTCCCCTGATGAACCCAATCGTGTACAGTGTGAAATGCAAACACCTTCGTGTGAGGCTAATCAGGTTGTTATTCAAGTGA